In Haloplanus rubicundus, one DNA window encodes the following:
- a CDS encoding helical backbone metal receptor, producing MAPPERIVSLAPAATATCRELGVADRLVGITTHCRSELEDVDDNPTVLGGWLDPDLDELERLDPDLVCTSDALQAEVRDAIRDRGMRVHHMDAERLPEVIDGFATLGDAVGRGAAGERLAARSRERLDRVRERATGARPTVYAEEWADPPMAAGNWVPELVEVAGGHHPFVDPGERSRAVTREEVEAADPDHVVLHLCGHGTRVDPATVTDRDWAIDAAVHVVDDALLNQPSPNLLDGAERLVELF from the coding sequence ATGGCCCCGCCCGAACGCATCGTCTCCCTCGCGCCAGCCGCCACCGCGACCTGCCGCGAACTCGGCGTCGCCGACCGCCTCGTCGGGATCACGACCCACTGTCGCTCGGAACTCGAGGACGTCGACGACAATCCGACCGTTCTCGGGGGATGGCTCGACCCCGACCTGGACGAACTGGAACGGCTCGACCCGGACCTCGTCTGCACGAGCGACGCGCTCCAGGCCGAGGTCCGGGACGCCATCCGCGACCGGGGAATGCGGGTCCACCACATGGACGCCGAACGGCTCCCCGAGGTGATCGACGGCTTCGCCACCCTCGGCGACGCCGTGGGCCGGGGCGCGGCGGGCGAGCGACTGGCCGCCCGGAGCCGCGAGCGACTGGATCGAGTCCGCGAGCGAGCCACGGGCGCACGACCGACCGTCTACGCCGAGGAGTGGGCGGACCCGCCGATGGCCGCCGGCAACTGGGTGCCCGAACTCGTCGAGGTAGCCGGCGGTCACCACCCCTTCGTCGACCCCGGCGAGCGGTCCCGGGCCGTCACCCGCGAGGAAGTGGAGGCGGCCGATCCCGACCACGTCGTCCTCCACCTCTGCGGCCACGGGACGCGGGTCGACCCCGCGACGGTCACCGACCGCGACTGGGCCATCGACGCCGCGGTCCACGTCGTCGACGACGCACTCTTGAACCAGCCGAGTCCGAATCTGCTAGACGGCGCCGAACGGCTCGTCGAGCTGTTTTAG
- a CDS encoding DUF5788 family protein, translating into MKEFERKQLLERVNREGATVGADIPERITVQGEEVDLQQFVFEIKRRDTVPAGERERVDRAKKNLRRERLQRLQRIEDGEVNYEEGERLVESIIGIDRALNALEQLGPANLESEAQAQEAADRKRWMTFLKKALGHKDTSHNTRGRL; encoded by the coding sequence GTGAAAGAGTTCGAGCGCAAGCAGCTCCTCGAACGCGTCAACCGTGAGGGGGCGACGGTAGGCGCGGACATCCCCGAGCGCATCACGGTGCAGGGCGAGGAGGTGGACCTCCAGCAGTTCGTCTTCGAGATCAAGCGACGCGATACGGTGCCCGCGGGGGAGCGCGAACGGGTCGACCGAGCCAAAAAGAACCTCCGGCGCGAACGCCTCCAGCGCCTCCAGCGCATCGAGGACGGCGAGGTGAATTACGAGGAAGGCGAGCGACTGGTCGAGAGCATCATCGGCATCGACCGCGCGCTCAACGCCCTCGAACAGCTCGGCCCCGCGAACCTCGAGAGTGAGGCGCAAGCACAGGAGGCGGCGGACCGCAAGCGCTGGATGACCTTCCTGAAGAAGGCGCTCGGCCACAAGGACACCAGCCACAACACGCGGGGCCGGCTGTGA
- a CDS encoding flippase-like domain-containing protein, whose amino-acid sequence MDSGVEVSVVLPAYNEADTIEGTVQTTLSTLASFLPPGSFEVLVAEDGCDDPTPEIADRMAAADERVRHVHSDERLGRGGALERAFAAADGDTLVYFDTDLATDMGHLEELVERVRSGEADVATGSRWLPGNVADRPAKRGVPSRVYNGLVRLFLRSPLRDHQCGFKALSREAFERLHADVADEHWFWDTELLVRAQRAGFEVAEFPVQWEPKGDTKVDLVRDVFGMGSQILRLWWQLSVSPRITRRVSVGAGALLTVVALALMTLYLDPQAVLAELEGANLRLVALAGAVYLLSWPLRGARYRDILNELGYRERLGFLTGAVFISQTGNLVFPARAGDAVRAYVVKARRGIPYPTGFASLAVERVFDLLTITALGGTVLVGYVLTGATDQIVTAVSAGVPGIDPRSARVALTVAAGVAAAALLAVVVIVVSARRDGNLVRRVVTGVSSDSYADYVAGVIERFVADVQTVAADRGAFARVGVSSLAIWGLDVVTAVIVLAAFDVSLAPPTLVAIGFFAVSVGNLAKVLPLSPGGIGLYEAAFTLLVAGLTPVTGATAFGAAVLDHAVKNLVTVAGGVVSMLALNVSLTSAVDETTGGGAADATDPEPEVD is encoded by the coding sequence ATGGACTCCGGCGTGGAAGTGAGCGTCGTCCTCCCCGCGTACAACGAGGCGGACACCATCGAGGGGACGGTGCAAACGACGCTCTCGACGCTCGCGTCCTTCCTCCCGCCCGGCTCCTTCGAGGTGCTCGTCGCGGAGGACGGCTGCGACGACCCGACGCCCGAGATTGCGGACCGGATGGCCGCCGCGGACGAGCGCGTCCGCCACGTCCACAGCGACGAGCGTCTCGGTCGCGGCGGCGCGCTCGAACGCGCCTTCGCCGCCGCCGACGGCGATACGCTCGTCTACTTCGACACCGACCTCGCGACGGACATGGGGCATCTGGAGGAACTGGTCGAGCGGGTGCGCTCCGGCGAGGCCGACGTGGCGACCGGATCGCGCTGGCTGCCCGGCAACGTCGCGGACCGCCCGGCCAAGCGCGGCGTCCCCTCCCGCGTCTACAACGGCCTCGTCCGCCTGTTCCTGCGCTCGCCGCTCCGCGATCACCAGTGTGGGTTCAAGGCCTTGAGCCGCGAGGCGTTCGAGCGCCTGCACGCGGACGTGGCGGACGAACACTGGTTCTGGGACACCGAACTCCTCGTCCGCGCCCAGCGCGCCGGCTTCGAGGTGGCGGAGTTCCCCGTCCAGTGGGAGCCCAAAGGCGACACGAAAGTCGACCTCGTGCGGGACGTGTTCGGGATGGGGAGTCAGATCCTCCGGCTGTGGTGGCAGCTGTCGGTCAGCCCCCGGATCACCCGCCGGGTGAGCGTCGGCGCGGGCGCGCTCCTCACCGTCGTCGCCCTCGCCCTGATGACGCTGTATCTCGACCCGCAGGCGGTGCTTGCGGAACTGGAGGGCGCGAACCTCCGCCTCGTCGCGCTCGCCGGCGCCGTCTACCTCCTCTCCTGGCCGCTCCGGGGCGCCCGCTACCGCGACATCCTGAACGAACTCGGCTACCGCGAGCGCCTCGGCTTCCTCACCGGCGCCGTCTTCATCAGTCAGACCGGCAACCTCGTCTTCCCCGCGCGGGCGGGCGACGCCGTCCGCGCGTACGTCGTGAAGGCGCGCCGGGGGATTCCGTACCCCACCGGCTTCGCGTCGCTGGCCGTCGAGCGGGTCTTCGACCTGCTGACGATCACCGCCCTCGGCGGGACCGTCCTCGTGGGCTACGTCCTCACGGGTGCGACGGACCAGATCGTCACCGCCGTCTCCGCGGGGGTCCCCGGCATCGATCCCCGGAGCGCACGCGTCGCGCTCACCGTCGCGGCGGGCGTCGCGGCGGCGGCCCTCCTCGCCGTCGTCGTCATCGTCGTCAGCGCGCGCCGCGACGGCAACCTGGTCCGGCGGGTCGTCACCGGCGTGAGTTCCGACTCCTACGCCGACTACGTGGCGGGGGTCATAGAGCGGTTCGTCGCCGACGTGCAGACGGTGGCGGCCGACCGTGGCGCGTTCGCCCGCGTGGGCGTCAGCAGCCTCGCTATCTGGGGGCTCGACGTGGTGACCGCAGTCATCGTGCTCGCGGCGTTCGACGTCTCGCTCGCCCCGCCGACGCTCGTCGCCATCGGCTTCTTCGCGGTGAGCGTCGGCAACCTCGCGAAGGTGCTCCCGCTCTCGCCCGGCGGGATCGGCCTCTACGAGGCGGCCTTCACCCTCCTCGTCGCGGGGCTGACCCCCGTGACGGGCGCGACGGCCTTCGGCGCCGCCGTCCTCGACCACGCGGTGAAGAACCTCGTCACCGTCGCCGGCGGCGTCGTCTCGATGCTCGCGCTCAACGTCTCCCTGACGAGCGCGGTCGACGAGACGACGGGCGGCGGGGCGGCCGACGCGACCGATCCGGAGCCCGAGGTCGACTAA
- a CDS encoding DNA-methyltransferase yields MRTEHVLHVGDAGDMSAVDDESVHLVVTSPPYPMIDLWDDLFAARDPDVRAALDAGDGDAAFDLMHAQLDAVWDEVDRVLAPGGVVCVNVGDATRSVGGEFQQYPNHARIVDALRSRGLTPLPDVLWRKPTNSHTKFMGSGTLPPNAYVTLEHEYVLLFRKGGPRSFPPGDDRRYESAYFWEERNRWFSDLWEFRGEEQALETGDRRDRSAAFPLEVPLRLIRMFSVRGDRVLDPFAGTGTTALAAMHAARHSVGYDLDGDLFAALDDRLDDLPARSERRVADRLDRHRAAMADRDGGYEAEHFDFRVVTKRERRIRPYAVDSVTERSERTGRRYVLDHRPVDEINRGPSQG; encoded by the coding sequence ATGCGGACGGAGCACGTCCTTCACGTCGGCGATGCGGGTGACATGAGCGCCGTCGACGACGAGTCGGTCCACCTCGTCGTCACGTCGCCCCCGTATCCGATGATCGACCTCTGGGACGACCTCTTCGCGGCGCGGGACCCGGACGTGCGCGCGGCGCTCGACGCCGGCGACGGCGACGCCGCGTTCGACCTGATGCACGCCCAACTCGACGCGGTGTGGGACGAGGTGGACCGCGTCCTCGCGCCCGGCGGCGTCGTCTGTGTCAACGTCGGCGACGCCACCCGCTCGGTCGGCGGCGAGTTCCAGCAGTACCCCAACCACGCCCGGATCGTCGACGCCCTCCGCTCGCGGGGGCTGACGCCCCTCCCCGACGTGCTCTGGCGGAAGCCGACCAACAGCCACACCAAGTTCATGGGGTCGGGGACGCTCCCGCCGAACGCCTACGTCACGCTCGAACACGAATACGTGCTCCTCTTCCGGAAGGGCGGCCCCCGATCCTTCCCGCCCGGCGACGACCGCCGGTACGAGAGCGCGTACTTCTGGGAGGAGCGCAACCGCTGGTTCTCCGATCTCTGGGAGTTCCGCGGCGAGGAACAGGCGCTCGAGACGGGCGACCGACGCGACCGATCCGCGGCCTTCCCGCTGGAGGTGCCGCTGCGCTTGATCCGGATGTTCTCCGTCCGCGGCGACCGGGTGCTCGACCCGTTCGCGGGGACGGGGACGACGGCGCTCGCCGCGATGCACGCCGCGCGGCACTCGGTGGGCTACGATCTGGACGGCGACCTGTTCGCGGCGCTCGACGACCGACTCGACGACCTGCCCGCGCGCTCCGAGCGGCGCGTGGCCGACCGCCTCGACCGCCACCGCGCGGCCATGGCCGACCGCGACGGCGGCTACGAGGCCGAACATTTCGACTTCCGGGTGGTGACGAAACGCGAGCGACGCATCCGACCCTACGCCGTCGACTCGGTGACCGAACGGTCCGAGAGGACGGGCCGGCGGTACGTCCTCGATCACCGACCGGTCGACGAGATTAACCGAGGCCCGTCCCAGGGATGA
- a CDS encoding type I 3-dehydroquinate dehydratase — MSMEFDSLVLAAATGDLDDEAAARDHADAVEFRMDFATDPLEALDDYDGSLPLIATNRDPAEGGEADAPERERLAVLEAASEHDAVGAVDIELASLRDDPGATAAATARANGAVVIASVHDFESTPSTARLDETLATAADHGDVGKAAVTATTPGDALRVLSVTHAATERGDRVATMAMGEAGRHTRAVAPLYGSKIGYAPVDPAEATAPGQYDLATLADLLDRLGGRPRL; from the coding sequence ATGAGTATGGAGTTCGACTCGTTGGTCCTCGCGGCGGCGACGGGCGATCTCGACGACGAAGCGGCGGCCCGCGACCACGCCGACGCCGTCGAGTTTCGGATGGATTTCGCGACCGATCCGCTCGAAGCACTCGACGACTACGACGGGAGCCTGCCGCTGATCGCCACGAACCGCGATCCGGCGGAGGGTGGCGAGGCCGATGCCCCGGAACGGGAGCGACTGGCTGTCCTGGAAGCGGCGAGCGAACACGACGCCGTCGGCGCGGTGGACATCGAACTCGCGAGCCTGCGCGACGATCCGGGGGCGACGGCGGCGGCGACGGCCCGTGCCAACGGCGCCGTCGTCATCGCGTCGGTCCACGACTTCGAGTCGACGCCGTCGACCGCACGACTCGACGAGACCCTCGCGACGGCCGCCGATCACGGCGACGTGGGGAAGGCCGCGGTGACGGCGACGACGCCCGGCGACGCGTTGCGGGTGCTGTCGGTGACGCACGCGGCGACCGAACGCGGCGACCGGGTGGCGACGATGGCGATGGGTGAGGCCGGCCGACACACGCGGGCGGTCGCCCCGCTCTACGGTTCGAAGATCGGCTACGCGCCGGTCGACCCCGCCGAAGCGACCGCCCCCGGGCAGTACGACCTGGCGACGCTCGCGGACCTGCTCGACCGTCTCGGCGGTCGGCCGAGGCTATAA
- a CDS encoding class I SAM-dependent methyltransferase translates to MKGEEWYQADEVAQEYDVKRFSRGGRLIDRREKRAVLDALNPLDDRKVLEIACGTGRFTVMLAERGADIVGLDISSAMMAEGRKKARAAGVADRIEFIRGDAARLPFPDDHFDTVFAMRFFHLADTPAKFLAEMCRVSKRQVFFDTFNDRSTRVLYNWLLPMGSRLYGHDEVKRLIDGAGLTLTDANHDFVLPYGFYRKIPNRLAGAFRSADTAIGDTPLGDHVASVSYWNAHV, encoded by the coding sequence GTGAAAGGAGAGGAGTGGTATCAGGCGGACGAGGTCGCCCAGGAGTACGATGTCAAGCGATTTTCGCGCGGTGGGCGGCTGATCGACCGCCGGGAAAAGCGGGCCGTTCTCGACGCGCTGAACCCTCTCGACGACCGGAAGGTACTGGAGATTGCCTGCGGGACGGGGCGGTTCACGGTCATGCTGGCCGAACGCGGGGCCGACATCGTCGGGCTGGACATCTCCTCGGCGATGATGGCCGAAGGTCGGAAGAAGGCCCGTGCGGCGGGAGTCGCCGACCGCATCGAGTTCATCCGTGGCGACGCCGCCAGACTCCCCTTCCCTGACGATCACTTCGACACCGTCTTCGCGATGCGGTTTTTCCACCTCGCCGACACGCCCGCGAAGTTCCTCGCGGAGATGTGTCGGGTCTCGAAACGGCAGGTCTTCTTCGATACGTTCAACGACCGAAGCACGCGCGTCCTCTACAACTGGTTGCTTCCGATGGGTTCGCGGCTCTACGGCCACGACGAGGTGAAACGCCTCATCGACGGGGCGGGCTTGACGCTCACCGACGCAAATCACGACTTCGTCCTCCCCTACGGCTTCTACCGAAAGATTCCGAACCGGTTGGCCGGCGCGTTCCGAAGCGCCGACACCGCCATCGGCGATACGCCCCTCGGCGATCACGTCGCGTCGGTGTCGTACTGGAACGCGCACGTTTAG
- a CDS encoding DUF7575 domain-containing protein, whose amino-acid sequence MGKRDRRVAITVIVSVLGAVIGVAGAGHAYLREWGRAFAWFSLVLGAGLVLIASFADSGTVTLSTLPLRVSGPLLLLFTLNTLDAYRVASRTGGDGVGQRTPRRPDAEPSVPCPSCGREYDPGLSFCPWCAGTRDDERAGDR is encoded by the coding sequence ATGGGTAAGCGGGATCGTCGGGTGGCCATCACCGTTATCGTGAGCGTACTGGGGGCGGTGATCGGCGTCGCCGGCGCGGGCCACGCCTACCTCCGAGAGTGGGGGCGCGCGTTCGCGTGGTTCTCGCTCGTGCTCGGGGCCGGGCTGGTGTTGATCGCCTCGTTCGCCGACTCCGGGACGGTGACGCTCTCGACGCTCCCGCTTCGTGTAAGCGGGCCGCTCCTCCTGCTGTTCACGCTGAATACGCTCGACGCCTACCGCGTCGCCAGCCGGACGGGGGGTGATGGCGTCGGACAGCGAACGCCGCGTCGTCCCGACGCGGAGCCGTCCGTCCCGTGTCCGTCGTGTGGCCGGGAGTACGATCCGGGGCTCTCCTTCTGTCCGTGGTGTGCGGGCACGCGGGACGACGAACGGGCCGGGGATCGTTGA
- the polX gene encoding DNA polymerase/3'-5' exonuclease PolX encodes MSRNAEVAARFEEMADLLEAQGVEFKPRSYRRAAENVRDCPVAIEELVDEGKDAVMEIDGVGDALADKIIEYVETGDIEELATLREQLPVDMVALTSVEGVGPKTVGALYEALGITTLDELEAAASDGEIREVSGFGEKTEANILENIPFARQAQERELLGDARPVAEGILDYLRGAEPIERADVAGSLRRWRETIGDVDVLAASADGEAAVEAFLDWNADADVIEAGTTKASVRARGMRIDFRVVVPAEFGSALQYFTGSKDHNVHLRNLAIDRDLKMNEYGIFDVSSEAPETPREAGDDQRAGRRVGGETEAEMYDALDLPVIPPELREDRGEIEAAAAGELPDLVAEDEVRGDLHTHTDWSDGGESIETMLGAAEERGDDYLCISDHATGPGMVGGVGLDDDELREQSGSVAAAAEDARIEVLHGVEANVDADGDLSVGDDVLADLDIVIASPHSGLGMERAAATDRLVRAVEHPETDVLGHPTGRLINDRPGLTLDVDRLAAAAADAGTALEVNANPHRLDLNDEAVRAAVEAGATVVINTDAHGIGELDYRRYGVHTARRGWAETADVLNTRTVADLRSWLG; translated from the coding sequence GTGAGCCGGAACGCCGAGGTCGCCGCCCGGTTCGAGGAGATGGCGGACCTCCTCGAAGCGCAGGGCGTGGAGTTCAAACCCCGGAGCTACCGCCGCGCCGCCGAGAACGTCCGCGATTGTCCCGTGGCCATCGAGGAACTGGTCGACGAGGGGAAGGACGCAGTGATGGAGATCGACGGTGTGGGCGACGCCCTCGCGGACAAGATAATCGAGTACGTCGAGACGGGCGACATCGAGGAACTGGCGACGCTCCGCGAGCAACTGCCGGTCGATATGGTGGCGCTCACGAGCGTCGAAGGGGTGGGACCGAAGACGGTCGGGGCCCTCTACGAGGCGCTCGGGATCACGACGCTCGACGAACTCGAAGCCGCCGCCAGCGACGGCGAGATTCGAGAAGTGTCGGGCTTCGGCGAGAAGACGGAGGCGAACATCCTGGAGAACATCCCCTTCGCCCGACAGGCACAGGAACGGGAACTGCTGGGCGACGCCCGCCCCGTCGCGGAGGGGATCCTCGACTACCTCCGGGGCGCCGAGCCGATCGAGCGCGCCGACGTCGCCGGATCGCTCCGGCGGTGGCGCGAGACCATCGGCGACGTGGACGTCCTCGCCGCGAGCGCGGACGGCGAGGCAGCAGTCGAGGCCTTCCTCGACTGGAACGCCGACGCCGACGTGATCGAGGCCGGGACGACGAAAGCGAGCGTCCGCGCCCGCGGCATGCGGATCGACTTCCGGGTCGTCGTCCCCGCGGAGTTCGGGTCGGCGCTCCAGTATTTCACCGGGAGCAAGGACCACAACGTCCACCTGCGCAACCTCGCCATCGACCGCGACCTGAAGATGAACGAGTATGGCATCTTCGACGTGAGCAGCGAGGCGCCGGAGACGCCTCGGGAAGCCGGCGACGACCAGCGTGCCGGCCGCCGGGTCGGCGGCGAGACCGAGGCGGAGATGTACGACGCGCTCGACCTGCCCGTGATCCCGCCGGAACTGCGGGAGGACCGGGGCGAAATCGAGGCCGCGGCGGCCGGCGAGCTGCCCGACCTGGTGGCGGAAGACGAAGTCCGCGGCGACCTCCACACCCACACCGACTGGTCGGACGGCGGCGAGTCGATAGAGACGATGCTCGGGGCGGCCGAAGAGCGCGGCGACGACTACCTCTGCATCTCCGATCACGCCACCGGCCCGGGGATGGTCGGGGGCGTCGGCCTCGACGACGACGAGTTGCGCGAGCAGAGCGGGTCCGTCGCCGCAGCCGCCGAGGACGCCAGGATCGAGGTCCTCCACGGCGTCGAAGCCAACGTCGACGCCGACGGCGACCTCTCGGTCGGCGACGACGTCCTCGCCGACCTCGACATCGTGATCGCCTCGCCCCACAGCGGCCTCGGCATGGAGCGGGCGGCGGCGACCGACCGCCTCGTCCGGGCGGTCGAGCACCCCGAGACGGACGTGCTCGGCCACCCGACCGGCCGCCTCATCAACGACCGCCCCGGCCTCACGCTCGACGTGGACCGCCTCGCGGCGGCCGCGGCCGACGCCGGGACGGCGCTGGAGGTAAACGCCAATCCCCACCGCCTCGACCTGAACGACGAGGCGGTCCGGGCCGCCGTCGAGGCCGGGGCGACCGTCGTAATCAACACCGACGCCCACGGAATCGGCGAACTCGACTACCGTCGCTACGGCGTGCACACGGCCCGGCGAGGGTGGGCGGAGACGGCCGACGTGCTCAACACCCGGACGGTCGCGGACCTGCGATCGTGGCTGGGGTGA
- a CDS encoding helix-turn-helix domain-containing protein produces the protein MSTTAADSVGDDRLTTTEYRERLRELPPSAKLVAKVLESDSPLSQGQLAEESLLPDRTVRYALNRLEESDIVDSRYSFKDARKQVYFLRT, from the coding sequence ATGAGCACCACAGCGGCTGACTCCGTCGGCGACGACCGACTCACGACCACCGAATACCGAGAGCGACTGCGCGAACTCCCACCGAGTGCGAAGCTCGTCGCGAAGGTGCTCGAAAGCGACTCGCCGCTCTCGCAGGGGCAACTCGCCGAGGAGTCGTTGCTCCCCGACCGGACGGTTCGGTACGCGCTGAACCGTCTGGAGGAGTCCGACATCGTCGACTCCCGATACAGCTTCAAGGACGCCCGAAAGCAGGTCTACTTCCTCCGAACCTGA
- a CDS encoding glycosyltransferase family 2 protein codes for MDLSVVIPTLNGRDRLAACLDALAAHVPDAEVIVVNGPSTDGTTGMIRDRDDVDVLVEVSTRTENVARNAGLEVATGDVVASLRHDLVVEPSWLAGLEDGLPEAPVVTGPTHRTLDGGMTTEEFERRRIGSREVTYFNGGNVAFRRSVLDALDGFDEYLETGGDRDAAHRLATLDYAVAWRPEMCVRQEYSADGGITTGDRGAEFRSLAYRLVKNYGLQPAAATDTTRRALRDALDAGREVLRGNLAPTEWFGTGRAVVTGVARGAADGLVARLKDRTPARNPHGVSDRSDRAVARYDWR; via the coding sequence ATGGACCTCTCGGTAGTGATACCGACCCTCAACGGCCGGGATCGGCTCGCGGCGTGTCTCGACGCCCTCGCCGCGCACGTCCCCGACGCGGAGGTGATCGTCGTCAACGGGCCGTCGACGGACGGCACTACCGGGATGATTCGCGACCGCGACGACGTGGACGTACTCGTCGAGGTGTCGACTCGCACCGAGAACGTCGCTCGCAACGCCGGCCTCGAAGTCGCGACCGGCGACGTGGTGGCGAGCCTCCGACACGACCTCGTGGTCGAACCCTCGTGGCTCGCGGGTCTCGAAGACGGCCTCCCCGAGGCGCCGGTGGTCACCGGCCCGACCCACCGCACCCTCGACGGTGGGATGACGACCGAGGAGTTCGAGCGCCGACGGATCGGCTCCCGCGAGGTGACTTACTTCAACGGTGGCAACGTCGCGTTCCGACGCTCGGTCCTCGACGCCCTCGACGGCTTCGACGAGTACCTCGAAACCGGCGGCGACCGGGACGCCGCCCACCGCCTCGCGACCCTCGACTACGCGGTGGCGTGGCGCCCGGAGATGTGCGTCCGACAGGAGTACTCCGCCGACGGCGGCATCACCACGGGCGACCGCGGCGCCGAGTTCCGATCGCTCGCCTACCGCCTCGTGAAGAACTACGGCCTCCAGCCCGCCGCGGCCACGGACACGACCCGGCGAGCCCTGCGGGACGCCCTCGACGCCGGTCGGGAAGTCCTCCGCGGGAACCTGGCGCCGACCGAGTGGTTCGGCACCGGTCGAGCCGTCGTGACCGGCGTCGCCCGCGGCGCCGCCGACGGCCTCGTCGCCCGCCTCAAGGATCGGACGCCCGCGCGAAACCCCCACGGCGTCTCCGACCGTTCCGACCGTGCGGTCGCCCGGTACGACTGGCGTTGA
- a CDS encoding CNNM domain-containing protein, translating to MTAFDSTAVSVVVLIGLLAASAFFSSTEIAVFSLSREWLDERVAAQDRRAAVLAELRDDPHRLLVTLLVGNNLVNVAISSILAVLLAERFSGGMAVALTTVVAGSVVLVFGEILPKAYGLGHAESWGLTAARPVRIVERLLLPIVVVFDFVTRRTGTMMGGDPDIEEPYTDTDPKHAGGEGAK from the coding sequence ATGACCGCGTTCGACTCGACGGCCGTGAGCGTCGTCGTGCTGATCGGCCTGCTGGCGGCGAGTGCCTTCTTCTCCAGTACGGAAATCGCCGTCTTCTCGCTCTCTCGGGAGTGGCTCGACGAACGCGTCGCCGCACAGGACCGACGGGCGGCGGTGCTGGCCGAACTCCGCGACGATCCGCATCGCCTGCTCGTGACGCTGCTCGTCGGCAACAACCTCGTCAACGTCGCCATCTCCAGCATCCTCGCGGTCCTCCTCGCGGAGCGGTTCTCGGGCGGGATGGCCGTCGCGCTGACGACCGTCGTCGCGGGGAGTGTCGTCCTCGTCTTCGGCGAGATACTGCCGAAGGCGTACGGACTGGGTCACGCCGAGTCGTGGGGGCTGACTGCGGCACGGCCCGTCCGGATCGTCGAGCGCCTCCTCCTCCCCATCGTGGTCGTCTTCGACTTCGTGACGCGACGGACGGGAACGATGATGGGTGGCGATCCGGACATCGAGGAGCCGTACACCGACACCGATCCGAAGCACGCGGGGGGCGAAGGAGCGAAGTGA
- a CDS encoding Mut7-C RNAse domain-containing protein, whose protein sequence is MTRFLCDAMLGKLARYLRMCGYDTAYALDRGVETDAAVGDLARHESRTLVTRDADLAARTAGAILLTERDIEAQLRELRAAGVSLSLPETPRRCGRCNGALERVGTDAERPAGAPDPAETSVWRCEECGGHFWKGSHWDDVRSRLP, encoded by the coding sequence ATGACGCGCTTTCTCTGTGACGCGATGCTCGGTAAACTGGCGCGGTACCTGCGGATGTGTGGCTACGATACGGCGTACGCACTCGACCGGGGCGTGGAGACGGACGCCGCGGTCGGCGACCTGGCGCGGCACGAAAGCCGAACGCTCGTCACCCGGGACGCCGACCTCGCGGCGCGGACGGCGGGCGCCATCCTCCTCACGGAGCGGGACATCGAGGCACAGCTACGCGAACTCCGGGCGGCCGGCGTGTCGCTCTCGCTCCCCGAGACGCCGCGGCGCTGTGGACGGTGTAACGGGGCGCTCGAACGAGTCGGAACGGATGCTGAGAGGCCCGCCGGCGCACCGGACCCGGCGGAGACCTCCGTCTGGCGGTGTGAGGAGTGTGGGGGACACTTCTGGAAGGGAAGCCACTGGGACGACGTGCGAAGCCGACTGCCCTAA